In the Arthrobacter sp. 31Y genome, one interval contains:
- a CDS encoding prolyl oligopeptidase family serine peptidase — MTTTEADQTPPPQNDVTASSPRHAADVAPEPTDENVWLEDIHGEEQLAWVREQNARTEDLLEDTEYQAVEAGILEVLDSTDRIAMVNKRGDFYYNFWKDQEHPKGLWRRTTWESYLSDEPEWDVLLDIDALAASEGTEWVFHGAGFLRPADGSEYRLAMVSLSPDGGDADRHREFDVESRTFVEGGFDLPTAKGNVSWLDADTLLVSSTADGLPATTSSYARTGVKLRRGQSLADAERLFDIPEDHMLAMVAHDSTPGYERTFAVDYIDFYNRSTSLLREDSWQVIDVPTDVNISAHRDWLLFRPQKDWDIAGVVYPAGSLLAADFDAYLAGSRSLLVLFTPDAHTSLQSWSWTKDYLLLNLLRDVSSEIRVLDPTVVDSDGVWASTVLDACPPLHDVNAYAVDDEDTGAEGNDFWLVATGFTTPTTLTRGTLLASPSGGSGVASRHAEVKRSPSFFNESDYEVQQHFAVSADGTKVPYFQVASKDLVLDGQNPTQLSGYGGFEISRTPAYSGTIGRAWLERRTTGAVSDDGASAHSRGGVYVVANIRGGGEYGPSWHRAALQENRHRAYEDFAAVAKDLISRGVTSRRRLGCVGGSNGGLLVGNMLTQYPELFGAVSCGVPLLDMRRYTKLSAGYSWIAEYGDPDVPVQWEFIRTFSPYHLLHDGVEYPETFIWTATSDDRVGPVQARKMAARMQAMGIPNVWFHEALEGGHAGASDNRQAAALQARSNHFLWRSLAGSH; from the coding sequence ATGACCACCACAGAAGCTGATCAGACGCCACCTCCCCAGAATGACGTAACGGCTTCCAGCCCGCGCCATGCAGCGGACGTCGCGCCTGAGCCCACGGATGAAAACGTTTGGCTCGAGGATATCCACGGCGAAGAGCAGCTGGCGTGGGTCCGCGAGCAGAATGCACGCACCGAAGACCTGCTGGAAGACACCGAGTACCAGGCCGTTGAGGCCGGCATCCTCGAGGTCCTCGACTCCACGGACCGGATCGCCATGGTCAACAAGCGCGGCGATTTCTACTACAACTTCTGGAAAGACCAGGAACACCCCAAGGGACTCTGGCGCCGCACTACGTGGGAAAGCTATCTCAGCGACGAACCCGAGTGGGATGTCCTGCTTGATATCGACGCCCTCGCTGCCTCCGAAGGCACTGAGTGGGTGTTCCACGGGGCCGGATTCCTCCGCCCCGCCGACGGTTCCGAGTACCGCCTGGCCATGGTCTCGCTCTCCCCCGACGGCGGCGACGCCGACCGCCACCGCGAGTTCGACGTCGAATCACGCACCTTCGTGGAGGGTGGCTTTGACTTGCCCACAGCCAAGGGCAACGTCAGCTGGCTGGATGCCGACACTTTGCTCGTCTCCAGCACCGCCGACGGTTTGCCTGCGACTACCTCGTCCTACGCGCGGACCGGCGTCAAGCTTCGCCGCGGTCAATCCCTTGCTGACGCTGAACGGCTCTTCGATATCCCCGAGGACCACATGCTGGCCATGGTGGCCCACGACTCGACCCCGGGCTACGAACGAACCTTCGCCGTGGACTACATCGACTTCTACAACCGGAGCACGTCCCTGCTGCGCGAGGACTCCTGGCAGGTCATCGACGTTCCCACGGACGTGAACATCAGCGCCCACCGGGACTGGTTGTTGTTCCGCCCGCAGAAGGACTGGGACATTGCCGGTGTTGTTTACCCCGCCGGCTCCTTGCTGGCCGCCGATTTCGACGCGTATCTGGCAGGTTCCCGTTCACTGCTGGTCCTGTTCACGCCGGATGCCCACACGTCATTGCAGTCCTGGAGCTGGACCAAGGACTACCTCCTGCTGAACCTCCTGCGCGATGTCTCCTCCGAAATCCGTGTGCTCGATCCGACTGTTGTTGACTCCGATGGGGTGTGGGCATCCACTGTCCTGGACGCCTGCCCTCCCCTGCACGACGTCAATGCCTACGCTGTGGACGACGAAGACACTGGCGCCGAAGGCAACGACTTCTGGCTGGTGGCCACGGGTTTCACGACGCCCACAACGTTGACTCGGGGGACGCTTCTTGCGTCCCCTTCCGGGGGCTCCGGCGTGGCGAGCCGTCACGCCGAAGTCAAGCGGTCGCCGTCGTTCTTCAACGAATCCGACTACGAAGTCCAGCAGCACTTCGCCGTTTCCGCCGACGGGACCAAAGTTCCCTACTTCCAGGTGGCGTCCAAGGATCTGGTGTTGGACGGCCAGAACCCCACCCAGCTGTCCGGCTATGGCGGCTTCGAGATTTCCCGGACACCCGCATACAGCGGAACCATCGGGCGGGCTTGGCTTGAGCGCCGCACCACGGGCGCAGTGTCCGACGACGGAGCTTCCGCACACTCACGAGGCGGCGTCTACGTGGTTGCGAACATCCGCGGAGGCGGCGAGTACGGTCCCTCCTGGCACCGTGCGGCGCTTCAGGAGAACCGGCATCGCGCCTACGAGGACTTCGCGGCAGTGGCGAAGGACCTCATTTCGCGAGGCGTCACCAGCCGGCGTCGGCTCGGTTGCGTCGGAGGTTCCAACGGCGGACTCCTGGTGGGCAACATGCTGACCCAGTACCCGGAATTGTTCGGAGCCGTGTCCTGCGGTGTGCCGCTCCTGGACATGCGCCGCTACACCAAGCTCTCCGCGGGATACTCGTGGATTGCCGAATATGGTGACCCCGACGTGCCGGTGCAATGGGAATTCATCCGCACATTCTCGCCGTACCACCTGCTTCACGACGGTGTGGAATACCCTGAGACCTTCATTTGGACTGCCACTTCCGATGATCGTGTGGGCCCTGTCCAAGCCCGCAAAATGGCGGCACGCATGCAGGCCATGGGCATCCCGAACGTCTGGTTCCATGAAGCACTGGAAGGCGGACACGCGGGAGCCTCGGATAACAGGCAGGCGGCAGCTCTTCAGGCCCGGAGCAACCACTTCCTCTGGCGTTCCCTGGCTGGGAGCCACTGA
- a CDS encoding FAD/NAD(P)-binding protein: MAKSQTNRVALIGAGPRGTSVLERLLANWAAASQPGTTLCINVVDPYPAGSGHVWQPEQSRLFLMNTQSFYPTLIPEDPELAPPLTGGSFDQWREVRRRDGEGLNDAEKAELATLESHDFPSRALYGRYLRQTLDGLLERLPDGVEVTFHRTLAVAARPVKDGFDVELANGTTLTVGSVVLALGHIESRLNPEQRSFKSAASDQGLLYFPPAPPADVDWQAVPDNEPVLVRGMGLNFFDVMGQLTEGRGGKFVEAGSPGAGVLEYRASGREPRIIAASRRGTPYRAKAGLAGYYPSSITMRYLTEDAVDRFRAAGIQPGFDHDLWPLLHRDALWAYYSTLARSQPASIKDPAQFLADLEDALQPHAHTTANWEIEVGNLVEKHVLTSRRLNLRGLAAPLAGRTFASRGELDSAITAYLDDDARRSALGEADPVKMAIGALHTGRAILKSVVADGGITDESWLAGLRGWFESFVEGLASGAPALRSEQLAALARAGVVSFVGPDPKFSVDRGAKVFRAVSPWVHDSPVEARTLIEAMSPANRVGINLSPLLEQLMADGLVRTKIMMSVEGTPMQTTGLDVEPHPYRPLAANGSVTEGMYVLGLQLSASQWGTAIAAEAKPRTGPAYASGQRTLRDADEIARSILFR, encoded by the coding sequence GTGGCTAAATCGCAAACCAACCGTGTTGCCCTGATTGGGGCCGGCCCCAGGGGCACCAGTGTCCTTGAGCGGTTGCTCGCGAATTGGGCTGCGGCCAGCCAGCCGGGAACCACCCTTTGCATCAATGTTGTGGATCCGTACCCGGCCGGTTCGGGCCACGTGTGGCAGCCGGAGCAGTCACGCCTGTTCTTGATGAACACCCAGTCGTTCTATCCCACCCTCATCCCGGAGGACCCTGAGCTTGCCCCTCCGCTCACGGGCGGTTCGTTCGATCAGTGGCGGGAGGTCCGTCGTCGTGATGGCGAGGGACTGAACGATGCCGAGAAAGCGGAGCTGGCCACGCTCGAATCGCACGACTTCCCCAGCCGCGCGCTGTACGGACGCTACCTTCGCCAGACGTTGGATGGACTGTTGGAACGGCTGCCCGACGGCGTCGAGGTCACCTTCCACCGGACGCTTGCCGTTGCGGCGCGCCCGGTTAAAGACGGGTTCGACGTCGAACTCGCCAACGGCACCACACTCACCGTCGGCTCCGTGGTCCTCGCGCTGGGCCACATCGAGTCCCGGCTTAATCCGGAGCAGCGGTCCTTCAAGAGCGCGGCGTCGGACCAAGGGCTGCTTTATTTCCCGCCTGCTCCGCCGGCAGACGTCGATTGGCAGGCTGTGCCGGACAACGAACCCGTGCTGGTCCGCGGCATGGGTTTGAACTTCTTTGACGTCATGGGCCAGTTGACGGAGGGGCGCGGCGGCAAGTTCGTCGAGGCTGGTTCGCCGGGCGCTGGTGTCCTGGAGTACCGGGCCTCGGGCAGGGAGCCAAGGATCATTGCTGCATCCCGAAGGGGCACCCCCTATCGCGCCAAGGCGGGGTTGGCGGGCTATTACCCCAGCAGCATCACCATGCGCTACCTGACCGAGGACGCCGTGGACCGGTTCCGCGCGGCCGGTATCCAGCCCGGTTTCGATCACGACCTCTGGCCGCTGCTGCACCGCGATGCCCTGTGGGCTTACTACTCAACGCTTGCCCGGTCCCAGCCTGCCTCAATCAAAGACCCCGCACAGTTCCTGGCAGACCTTGAAGATGCTCTCCAACCGCATGCGCACACCACGGCGAACTGGGAAATTGAGGTGGGAAACCTCGTTGAAAAGCACGTCCTCACTTCCCGCCGCTTGAATCTGCGGGGGCTCGCGGCGCCGCTCGCGGGCCGCACGTTCGCTTCCCGGGGTGAGCTGGACTCAGCTATCACGGCCTACCTTGATGATGATGCCCGCCGATCAGCACTGGGCGAGGCGGACCCCGTCAAGATGGCCATCGGCGCGCTCCACACTGGACGGGCCATCCTCAAATCGGTAGTGGCGGACGGCGGCATCACGGACGAGTCCTGGCTGGCAGGGTTGCGCGGCTGGTTCGAGTCCTTCGTTGAAGGGTTGGCCAGCGGAGCGCCCGCCCTGCGTTCGGAACAGCTGGCCGCGTTGGCGCGTGCCGGCGTCGTGAGTTTTGTGGGCCCGGATCCGAAGTTCAGCGTGGACCGGGGCGCCAAAGTGTTCCGGGCGGTTTCGCCGTGGGTGCACGACTCCCCGGTTGAAGCCCGGACTCTCATAGAGGCGATGTCGCCGGCAAACAGGGTGGGCATCAACCTCTCGCCCCTGTTGGAACAGCTCATGGCCGATGGCCTGGTGCGCACCAAAATCATGATGAGTGTTGAAGGAACGCCCATGCAGACCACCGGGCTTGACGTTGAGCCACACCCGTACCGGCCCCTGGCGGCCAACGGATCGGTCACCGAAGGGATGTACGTTCTGGGCCTCCAACTGTCGGCTTCACAGTGGGGGACGGCCATTGCTGCGGAAGCGAAACCGCGCACCGGCCCGGCCTACGCGAGCGGACAGCGGACCTTGCGCGATGCGGACGAGATTGCCCGCAGCATTCTGTTCCGCTAG
- a CDS encoding MFS transporter: MSTKPSADVETSDETSWRPRLALLVAATFFMEFLDGTILTTAIPSIASDFSVAPADINITMTAYLVTVAMGIPLSSWLAERFGARRIFCLAISVFTIASLLCAVSTDLTMLTLSRVAQGMGGAMMVPVGTLVVLRGTPKSELLRATAYLVWPGLLAPVLAPMVGGALTTFLSWHWIFIINVPLGLAAFIAALRLVPRTTFDAKRRLDWFGLLLTTLGVGALVVGLETLGGHASNALAAGVVVGGLLSLAGAVWWMRKARVPLFNLSVFGTRTFRATSTGGFIYRLTISSVPFLLPLMFQDGFGWDPLKAGVMVAAVFVGNIGIKPATTPLIRRFGFKPVLVFASFASAVTFALCAFLDAQTPEPLIFALLLFSGAFRSIGFSAYASVQYADIVPGQLPSANAISATLVQLAAAAGIAVGALFLRLFETTHMFGADHVAAYKGAFIAMAVLMLISTADSLSLHRHAGAEVSGGAKSGRAKPGRGEQRRS, from the coding sequence ATGAGCACAAAACCCAGCGCCGACGTCGAAACGTCCGACGAAACCAGTTGGCGGCCGCGCCTGGCCCTCTTGGTTGCGGCAACGTTCTTCATGGAGTTCCTCGACGGCACCATTCTTACTACTGCGATTCCCAGCATCGCCTCCGACTTCAGCGTGGCGCCGGCGGACATCAACATCACCATGACCGCCTATCTGGTGACAGTGGCCATGGGCATCCCCTTGAGCAGTTGGCTTGCCGAGAGATTCGGTGCCCGCAGGATCTTCTGCCTGGCGATATCGGTGTTCACCATAGCTTCCTTGCTCTGCGCCGTCAGCACGGACCTGACCATGCTGACTCTCAGCCGCGTGGCCCAGGGCATGGGTGGAGCCATGATGGTTCCCGTGGGCACTCTGGTGGTTTTGAGGGGCACCCCCAAATCGGAACTCCTCCGCGCCACCGCGTATCTCGTTTGGCCCGGCTTGCTGGCACCGGTCCTGGCACCGATGGTGGGCGGCGCACTGACCACATTCCTGTCGTGGCACTGGATCTTCATCATCAACGTCCCGCTGGGCCTTGCCGCCTTCATTGCAGCGCTCAGGCTGGTGCCCCGGACAACATTTGATGCCAAGCGCCGCCTCGACTGGTTTGGGTTGCTTCTTACCACTCTCGGCGTGGGCGCCTTGGTGGTGGGACTGGAAACCCTGGGAGGCCACGCATCCAATGCGCTCGCCGCAGGGGTGGTAGTTGGAGGTTTGCTGTCCTTGGCCGGTGCCGTGTGGTGGATGAGGAAAGCGCGCGTCCCACTGTTCAATCTCAGCGTCTTTGGCACCAGGACTTTCAGGGCCACCTCAACGGGCGGTTTCATCTACCGGCTGACCATCAGTTCGGTTCCTTTCCTCCTGCCCTTGATGTTCCAGGACGGCTTTGGCTGGGATCCCCTGAAGGCCGGGGTCATGGTGGCGGCGGTGTTCGTGGGCAACATCGGCATCAAACCGGCCACCACGCCCCTAATAAGACGCTTTGGATTCAAGCCTGTTCTCGTCTTTGCATCGTTTGCCTCCGCCGTGACCTTTGCGTTGTGCGCGTTCCTGGACGCCCAAACACCCGAGCCACTGATTTTCGCCCTGCTCCTGTTCAGCGGTGCGTTCCGCTCCATCGGCTTCTCCGCTTACGCCTCCGTCCAATACGCGGACATCGTCCCGGGACAGTTGCCATCAGCCAATGCCATCTCCGCAACGCTCGTTCAATTGGCGGCAGCGGCAGGAATCGCGGTGGGCGCACTGTTCCTGCGCCTGTTCGAAACCACCCATATGTTCGGGGCGGACCATGTGGCGGCCTACAAGGGGGCGTTCATTGCCATGGCCGTCCTGATGTTGATCAGCACAGCGGACAGCCTGAGCCTCCACCGTCACGCAGGAGCCGAAGTCAGCGGCGGAGCCAAATCCGGAAGAGCTAAGCCCGGCCGCGGAGAACAGCGGAGGAGCTAG
- the cycA gene encoding D-serine/D-alanine/glycine transporter: MTIQRPPSTGPDSPHLERQLSNRHIQLIAIGGAIGTGLFMGSGKTISAAGPSVIFVYMIIGFMLFFVMRAMGELLLSNLNYKSFSDFAADLLGPWAGFFTGWTYWFCWVITGIADVIAIAGYSQELWPSLPLWVPGLITIGILLLLNLATVKAFGETEFWFALIKIVAIAALIIVGLFMIFSGFQSDAGPATFSNLWSHGGFFPNEFMGFVAGFQIAVFAFVGIELVGTTAAEAKDPEKNLPKAINSIPIRVLLFYVGALIILMSVTPWTQFAAGHSPFIAMFSLAGLGAAATIVNLVVLTSAMSSANSGIYSTSRMVFGLAQEGDAPKVFGALSGRKVPRNALFLSCILLLSGVVLMYAGSDIGKAFDMVTTVSAVCFVFVWSIILASYLAFRKRRPHLHESSAFKMPGGVVMVWVVFAFFAFVLWALTTQPDTLMALLATPVWFVILGVAWLILRRRPAHLARYEEFKAELQRDADKVDSDKAQEPEPANK, encoded by the coding sequence TTGACGATTCAGCGCCCGCCTTCCACTGGTCCCGATTCACCCCACCTCGAGCGACAACTCAGCAACCGCCATATCCAGCTCATCGCCATCGGCGGAGCCATTGGCACCGGCCTTTTCATGGGCTCCGGCAAGACCATTTCCGCTGCCGGCCCGTCCGTCATCTTCGTGTACATGATCATCGGCTTCATGCTGTTCTTCGTCATGCGTGCCATGGGCGAATTGCTGCTGAGCAACCTCAATTACAAATCCTTCAGCGACTTTGCCGCGGACCTCCTGGGACCCTGGGCCGGCTTCTTCACCGGCTGGACTTATTGGTTCTGCTGGGTCATCACGGGGATCGCGGACGTGATCGCCATCGCCGGGTACTCCCAGGAGCTCTGGCCGTCGCTGCCCCTCTGGGTGCCGGGACTGATCACCATCGGCATCCTCCTGCTCCTGAACCTGGCCACCGTGAAAGCCTTCGGTGAGACCGAGTTCTGGTTCGCCCTCATCAAGATCGTGGCCATCGCCGCGCTCATCATTGTTGGCCTGTTCATGATTTTCAGTGGCTTCCAGTCCGATGCCGGGCCTGCCACCTTCTCCAACCTGTGGAGCCATGGAGGCTTCTTCCCCAACGAGTTCATGGGCTTTGTAGCCGGTTTCCAGATCGCCGTCTTCGCTTTCGTGGGCATCGAACTGGTGGGCACTACGGCGGCCGAGGCCAAGGATCCTGAGAAGAACCTGCCCAAGGCCATCAACTCGATCCCCATCCGTGTGCTGCTCTTTTATGTCGGCGCGCTGATCATCCTCATGTCCGTCACGCCGTGGACCCAGTTCGCTGCCGGACACAGCCCCTTCATTGCCATGTTCTCCCTGGCCGGCCTCGGTGCAGCGGCCACCATCGTCAACCTTGTGGTGCTGACCTCCGCAATGTCCTCCGCCAACTCGGGCATCTACTCCACGTCCCGCATGGTGTTCGGGCTGGCTCAGGAGGGCGACGCGCCCAAGGTGTTCGGCGCGCTCTCCGGACGCAAAGTACCCCGCAACGCTCTGTTCCTGTCCTGCATCCTGCTGCTGTCCGGCGTCGTCCTCATGTACGCAGGCTCGGACATCGGCAAGGCGTTCGACATGGTGACCACCGTGTCCGCTGTTTGCTTTGTCTTCGTGTGGTCCATCATCCTGGCCAGCTATCTGGCCTTCCGGAAGCGTCGCCCGCACCTGCACGAGTCCTCGGCGTTCAAGATGCCCGGTGGAGTGGTGATGGTGTGGGTAGTGTTCGCATTCTTTGCCTTCGTTCTCTGGGCACTGACCACCCAGCCGGACACGCTCATGGCATTGCTGGCCACTCCCGTGTGGTTCGTTATTCTGGGGGTCGCCTGGCTGATTCTCCGCCGCCGCCCCGCGCACTTGGCCCGTTACGAAGAGTTCAAAGCGGAGCTCCAGCGGGACGCGGACAAGGTGGATTCTGACAAAGCCCAGGAACCGGAGCCTGCCAACAAGTAG